The Tenrec ecaudatus isolate mTenEca1 chromosome 14, mTenEca1.hap1, whole genome shotgun sequence genome contains a region encoding:
- the LOC142425563 gene encoding olfactory receptor 4F3/4F16/4F29 produces the protein MDGGNHSAVSEFVFLGLIHSWELQLLLIVFSSVIYVASMAGNILIVFSVTNDPHLHSPMYFLLASLSFIDMGACSVTSPKMIYDLLRKDKVISFGGCITQIFFIHVIGGVEMVLLIAMAFDRYVAICKPLHYQTIMSPRMCMVFLAAAWALGVSHSLFQLAFIINLPFCGPNVLDSFYCDLPRLLRLACRDTYRLQFMVTINSGFICVGSFFILVISYVFILFTVWKHSSGGSSKAVSTLSAHITVVILFFGPTMFIYTWPHPNYQMDKFLALFDAVLTPFLNPVIYTFRNKEMKAAMKRVCKQLVIYWKIS, from the coding sequence ATGGATGGAGGGAATCACTCTGCGGTGTCTGAGTTTGTGTTTCTGGGACTCATCCACTCTTGGGAGCTCCAACTTCTCCTCATCGTGTTCTCCTCTGTGATCTATGTGGCTAGCATGGCTGGAAACATCCTCATTGTGTTTTCTGTGACCAACGACCCGCACTTACATTCCCCCatgtacttcctgctggcaagtcTCTCTTTCATTGATATGGGAGCCTGCTCTGTCACCTCACCCAAGATGATATATGACCTTTTAAGAAAAGACAAAGTCATCTCCTTTGGAGGCTGCATCACTCAGATCTTCTTCATCCATGTCATAGGCGGTGTGGAGATGGTGCTGCTCATCGCCATGGCCTTTGACAGATATGTGGCCATCTGTAAGCCTCTCCATTATCAGACTATTATGAGCCCAAGAATGTGCATGGTTTTTCTTGCTGCTGCTTGGGCTCTTGGTGTCAGTCACTCACTGTTCCAGCTGGCATTCATCATTAACTTACCCTTCTGTGGTCCTAATGTACTGGACAGCTTTTACTGTGACCTACCCAGGCTCCTCCGACTAGCCTGTAGAGATACCTACAGACTACAGTTCATGGTCACTATCAACAGTGGGTTTATCTGTGTTGGTTCCTTCTTCATACTTGTCATCTCCTATGTCTTCATCTTGTTTACTGTTTGGAAACATTCCTCAGGTGGTTCATCCAAGGCTGTCTCCACTCTGTCCGCTCACATCACTGtcgttattttgttttttgggcCCACCATGTTTATCTATACATGGCCACACCCCAATTACCAGATGGACAAATTTCTAGCTCTATTTGATGCTGTTCTCACTCCTTTTTTAAACCCAGTCATCTACACATTCAGGAATAAAGAAATGAAGGCAGCAATGAAAAGAGTATGCAAGCAGCTCGTCATTTACTGGAAGATCTCATAA